The region GGTGGCTGCTCCGCGCGCGACACACTCCAGCGATCTAATCAGCAATCTCGACGACGCAGCGCCGTCATGGAATTCTCATACGCTCGGTTAGCCGCGACGTCGACGCTCGATCGAATATTTTCCCAATGCACTGAAAGAAATCTCTACCTTTTTCTAACACATTTAAATGTAAGTGAACTTAAAAGATACATAAAATCGTATATCGGTTAGTtaggtatttatatttttatcaaaCCTTTACCTTTCTAAAGTGATCAACTATTAAACAAATCCGTTGGGGGATAATACAATCTAAAAACATCAAAAACCCCAAAAGACATGCAATTCAATAAACAccaatattaaacaaaatttcaaaaataattttaaaaaatgttacgtTTTTATATAAGAACACGgcaaatattgtttaaatatttttttttaatcgtcACAGAGtattttaacaataaaatattcatcTTTATGAAGAATGCCAAAcattataatgtattttgtataatGAAAAtagtcttttttttattaaatttatttatttttattgtagtACTTtactattataatattttccgcAGTGCACTGCCGCTGCTGCGACAGAAGCGTTCATATCATTTGCATACGCAGCGTTTCGGAGTGAGTCTGCTCCGTGCGAGTACCTGGCGCTCCGAAGCCTCTGGCTCTGGGCCTGAGTCTGGGCCTGGGTCTGGGGGATGGATCTCGATCTCTCGGCTGGGAGCCCAGATCAGAGTCGGCTATTTGCAAGTCGAGAGCCGCGCGAGTCGGACGTGCGATCGCCCCAGCAAATTAGGGGAGATACAAATAAACAGATGAAACAAAGTGCATTCGGCTAATGGAAGTGGTGGCAAGagtcaaagccaaagccaaagccgcGCGGTATTTCCGAAAAACAAACGAATAATGCATAATCGTGTTTGGAGTAATTAGCACTAGAGGCTGCTGGCCTGACCCCAAATCGTTGCAAATTATACATTTGATTGCAAGCGGACAGGACTCAGAGCGGCACCGAACTGGACCCGGATCCCGAGCCATTTGCATATGCAAATAGCCGAGCCTGCAGGCGACTGAGTGGCCAACAATCAGTGCACGTGCCGAAAGTGTTAAACTGTGCCAAACATAGCCAGCAAACAGGCAAAAAGCCAGTGAACAAATAACCCTGTGCGAGTGACCCGTGCTCTAGCCGAAAAtcaattacaatttattgCACGAGCATGCCAAACGATTCGCGGTTGCAGCCACAAAAACGCATCTGAAAAACAATGCACCTCCAATCATCGCTGACCGCCCCCTGGCTATGCAAATTAGCGGCTGCGGCGCTTCTGCTAATTCTCCAGCAGACTGCCAGCGGTGAGTTCTGTTCTCAGCCGACCTTGCCGATTGGCTAAAACCCCACTCAAACGTCATTCCCAACCGATGTTGCCAATTCTGAGAGCTGTTTTCCGAGAGTGGTGAAGATGCACTCGCCATTTGCATTCAATGGCAGAAGTGGCAACCAAAACCAAAGCTGCACAGATCAATTTACAAGTCGCTAAAGGGGGTTGCTCTGCCCCATGTGCATGTCAGCTGTTATTATAGATCTATTCGCAAACACCCTGAGAACGAGTTTCTGTTGTTATTACATGGGAAAATGACCTACACAAGGAAATGCATTCCTAACTGAGTTGGCAAAGTGGGGAAAATACTAGTGAGATGGGGATTTACTAGGTTCCCTTTGTGTGTATAGATCCAAATGGAAGGGATGTAACACTGATAAAGAAGTGCAAAGTAAATGGTATAGCTTACttgtattaaataaaagaagatatGTTTGAATATGTAGGAGTTTCTCTAACTACAGGGGTGGTCAAAAGTAGttacacaaaataaaagtgaaatattcttataacttgaacttgcttcgtttaacttttggcatcaatggaaaggtaatttaaatgccgttcGAAAgatgcactacttttcttacccattcagtacttacTGAAAATGCcgaatttgtgtgaaaatctATTCTTTGACTTTTTTTCATTGTcttgaaaacttaaattacCTTTCAAATGaggccaaaagttaaacgaagcaagttcaagttacgagtatatttaacttttattttgtgtgaATACTTGTGACCACCCCTGTATATTCAGTTTAAGAATTTTAGAgatatattcttttaaatttataacaaaaataatgtggatatgaaatattttgttttacctCGTTTTTGTCAGTGATCTTATTCCATATAatataggtttttttttatttaaccctATTAGTGAActagatttttttctttagtGAATCcaaccaaaatataaatattctaatTGTTCTTCTCTCTATCTACCTCTTCTTGCAAATGATCTTGTAAGATTTGGGGGGTTGTGAaggtaattataaaaattgagTTACATACCTATATCAAATTAATTCTCTAATTGTAAGCCCAGACACTTGGAATTTCCCTGCTCAAATCTTTAGCTCGTGGATGCCTGATTGATTTTCCCATTGCTTACCTatgcataaaaatatcgtATTAATTGATGCCCAGCAGCACTGCTGCACAAGCTTAGCTACCAGACATACCCCTCGAATGGAAATTAATACGCAATCCCTGCATTATGACTGCTCGGCAATCTCAAAAATGTTGTGACTCGCAGTCATGCGCATCCCGTAGATTGAGACCCACATTCATGGCATTCCATTCCGCCCCCAGTTGCCCTGCTGCTCAAGTGTCCGCTGCACCAGTTGCAGCTGCAGAAGATCGTCGGATTCCGGCCACCGCTGGAGTATCTGAACCAGGGCAACCTGATCTACGGACCGGAAATGGCCGACAACTTCAAGGAGCGCAATGGCGGCCAGGAACCTCCGGTCAGCCAGGTGTGCTGGAGGATCTGCAACGAGGATCCCGACTGCATTGCCTATGTGCACCTCCTGGACACGGACGAGTGCCACGGCTACTCGTACTTCGAGCGAACCTCGCGGTATCTGGCCATTTCGGGGGAACTGCCTCTGGTGGCCGACGGCGAGGCCGTGTTCTACGAAAAGACCTGCCTCCGAGGTGAGTAGAACCATAACCGGATGGGGGCCGATTCGACCTTGGTAATCCACTTCCCCTCCGACCTTGCAGTTCCCGATGCGTGCCGAGGGCGTCTCTGGGCACTGACCAAAATCCCCGGCAGCACGCTGGTCTTCCAGAGCAAGAAGACCATTTCGACGTTGGTCACGCGGCGTGAGTGCGCCGAGCGCTGCTTCTTCGAAAGCCAGTTCAGATGCCTCTCCGCCTCCTTTGCGCCCTCGTATCGGAACAATCGTGAGCGGTAATTGACTGTTTGGTGGCCGGTGGTTGTAGGTTGTTGTAGCTCGTTGTTGCTGGTTGTTTATTGTCGTTGTTTGTTGCCGGACAAATTAATTGCCTTTGTtgtgcatttttaatgcatgGCCGAGGCTTTTCTCCGGATTATGACATCACTCGCAGGCGGTGATGGGATAGGTTaggtttttccatttttctctaaaacattattaacattttttaatattcagtCTAAGCAGCTTAGTACAATACAAAACAGATCATGAAAGTTCAAATTTAAGTGCTATTgccgacaaaaaaaaaaatgatttttatttattttaaaagtttttgtaTTAGTTAGTgagaaaaacttaaaaaaaaggtctTTAAAATGGGTGCACATATTTTGAGAACTATTAGCAGTATGAAGTTTAAGTTCTTAAGTCTATATCAAATAATTAATTGGAATGAACatataaaaacgtttaattTCTGTagtatataatttaacaaaaataaggGATATATTTTCTATATCTTTTCAAAACTTTAAAGAGTCTCATGGCATTCTAGAAaacttctttaaaataaaaccttaTCGGTCTAATGTATTTATGAGTTACTTAAAATAGTCAGCAAGATATCATAAAGTGTGTTGTTCTGAAGGAAGTAGGGTCATAAATTACCTGAAATTGAGTAAATCGTTCGAAACATTCGTCCTCAGATTCCGTGGCGAAGCGAGTCCTGGCCAGAGTCCTTCCCCCCGCCTGGGCAGGTGCATGCTGAGTGACAGGGACAAGACCATCCAGCCGGACGCCTTCCGGGCCGCCCCCTACGACGAGGAGTACATGGAGAACCAGTGCCACGAACGGGCCGTCGAAAGTGACAACTGCTCATACGAGCTCTATGCCAACAGCAGCTTCATCTACGCGGAGGCCAGGTATTTGGGCCTCTCCCAGAAAGAGGTGTGTCCGCGTTTCGGCTGTCGCGCATTATGATTGGAATCGAAATCGATGGGAGTCGGTTGAGTGATTGATGACTCTTTCCTCCGTGTTTCCTCCGCAGTGTCAGGCGCTGTGCTCGCACGAGGCCAAGTTCTACTGCCAGGGCGTCTCCTTCTACTACGTAAACCAGCTGTCCCTGTCCGAGTGCCTCCTCCACTCCGAGGACATCGTGTCTCTGGGACCACGGAGTCTGAAGCTCCGCGAAAACTCCGTCTACATGCGGAGGGTAAAGTGTCTGGATGGTAAGAGCTCCTGGGGATGTCTATATAAGAAATCCTAAACATTTCCCTACTTCACAGTTAGGGTGTTTTGCACTCGCGATGAGATGTCCATTAAATACAACCCCAAGGACTGGTTCGCGGGCAAGATCTATGCCAGCATGCACTCAAAGGAATGTCTGGCTAGAGGATCTGGAAACGGCAGTGTCGTGCTGACGCTGCAGATCGGCAGCGAGATCAAGGAGAACCGCTGTGGCATCCTGCGAGCCTATGAAATGACGCAGGAATACCAAAGGTGGGACGAGTTTGTACCTACTTTGTAGAAATATGGAGTCTTTAGATTAACTAGCTCCAGTCTATGTTAAGGAAATGTGGGAGCTTTTTTCTAGACtgaatttacttttaaagccATGTAAATATACATTCCTTTCGTTGTCTAGAACCTTCATCTCCGCACTGGTGGTCATCCAGAACAACCCTAATGTGCAGACCCAGGGTGACCGGCTCATCAAGGTAGGATGCATTCAGAGCAATGCGACCGCCTCGCTGGGCGTTTCGGTCCGGGACAGCAGCGCGGATGCCTCTGAGCTTGTGCCCAGCGCCATTGCCCTAGAGTCCTCGTTGGAGTATGCCGAGCAGTGAGTTCTGTTTACCCTAATCTGATTTCCAATCTCACACAATCTTTGCAGCATGTTCCCCCACGAAGGCGTTGTGCACTACAACAGCAGTTCTGGCCCACATCCGCATCCCAGCATCTCGCTTCAGATAGTGGATTTGTCGCACCAGCACGAGACGAACGACGTGCAGATTGGACAGAACCTTGAACTCCAGATTGTGGCGGAGTACAGTCCGCAGCAGCTGGCCGAGCACTTGGAGCTGCAGTTGGCTCCTCTTCCGGACTTTCGAGCCACCTCGCTCGTGGCCAAGACGGCGGACAACGAGAACTATGTGCTGCTGATCGATGAGCGAGGTTGTCCCACGGATGCGAGTGTGTTTCCCGCCTTGGAAAGGGTTCACTCGGCCACCAGAAGCATGCTACGTGCCCGTTTTCATGCCTTCAAGTTTTCGGGAACTGCCAACGTGAGCTTCGATGTGAAGATCCGCTTTTGCGTGGAGCGGTGTTCGGCCAGCAACTGCGCTACTGCGTCCTGGCAGAGAAGACGGCGGCAGGCGGAGCAACCAGATCGAAGGCCAGAAGACCTGCGAGTCCAGAATCCTGTGTACATATCCACAGTGGTGGATGTTCCACCAGAACAAAACAAAGGGAACTATTCCATTGCGCAGGAGGAACTGCCACTGAACTACAATATACGCGTTCACGGCCCGGACAGGAACAACGCCAACAGCTACATGTACGGCGAGCGGGGAGTGCTGCTTATAGCGGGCATCGACGACCAACTGCACTTGGATAACGTGTGCATCAACCAAAGCCTGCTAATCGCCCTGTTCATCTTCTGGCTGATATGTCAGGTGGCCCTGCTCTTCGGCTGCGGCATGGTGCTGCAGCGATACCGCCGACTGGCAAAGCTTGAAGACGAGCGACGCAGGCTGCACGAGGAGTACCTGGAGGCGAGACGAGTCCACTGGGCGGACCAGGGCGGATACACACTATAATGTTCGGCTGGGACGCAATGCGTACAAAATGCAtcttaatttaataaacataaacCTATGCGGATCTTACAAACGAGTGCAATTTCTGGAGATTTCAGGAGTTCTTCTTGGGATGGTAGTGCTCCCACTTGCGGTGATTCAGCGAATTGAAGTCCGGGCAATGGTGGGCGATCTTACGCAAGTAGTCCGACAGCTTGAGCAGCTCAGTGTCAGTGCCGCGATTGAGATGGGCCTGACGGAAGGGACGGATCTTCAGGCCGGACTTGGGGTTCATCAGGAAGTTACGGCGGATGTCATCGAACATGATGGTGTTGCTGGAGCTATACTGCTTGTACAGGGCCCATATCACACCGAGTGGCTTTACATCCACCACCCCGCGTTCGGGCACATGGACCGAGATCATGGCGGTGGAGTCAAGGTAGAACATCACCTTGTAGTTCTCGTTGTTGGCCACGCCCAGCAGGCGCATCTTCTCCTCAATCCAGCGCATACTGGTGGCTGACCAGATGACAATGTCGTAGTCCTCGTAGGCGGAGGCCAGGAACTCGTGCAGATACGGACGCATTAGCTCCGTGCCCGTTTCAGCAGGCGAGCGGTGATCAAAGAGCGTGTAGTCGATGTCCAGGACGAGAAGCTTCTTGCCCTCTCGTGGCGGTGACAGCTCCTTGATCTTGTAGTCGCGCACACGGCGCTGCACCTTGGCCAAATACACGGCGGAGTGCTCGACGGATTCCTCGCGCTCCTCGGCGTCGTCGAAGTCATCGACCACTTCGCCAATGTCCTCCGGCAGGCTGCAGGCATCTTCGATGTCCGCCTCCGTGGAGCCCACCATCATCAGCTTGAAATTGGGCTTCAGCTCCAAGGCGCTGATCTTCACATTGTCGGCGGCTGTCTTTCCTGCAAGTCATTCGGTCTTGTAAGACAGGGAATCCTGTGGAATAAAGCCTATCAGCACCCACCTTTGTACTTCAGGTTGAGCAGCTTCTGGCGCTCGGGGCGCACCTGTGTCTTGCGGAAGATCTCGTGACGCAGCACCTCCACGGTGTCCTGGTCGGTGAGGTCAACCGGGTACTCCTTGCCGGACCACTTTACAATCACGACCACTTCCTTGACCTCCATCTTTGTGTGCCGTCAGAGTTCTGTTTGCGACAGATATCTTACACCATCAAATGGTATTTTAGCTTAATGTGTAGTTTCCAGCTGGGCAACTACcgtaatttttctttaattttattaatttatttttaagagaaATAAACAGCGTCGAGATGTCAAACATCGATGGCActattaaagtaaatttgcCGGCGTCATCGATTGATTTGGGACTCAATGAAAGTATCGATAAAACCatatatgtttaatttaaaatttgttgtataattatttgtagATATCGAGGCTGTAAGCATAtgtgaaatataaaaaaatacaaactaataatcaaattttaaattgatgaTTACTTACTGACTTTAGGAATATCCCCTTTCCACCACTGGAATACCCCTAATTTACCAGCAGGCGATAGTATCGATAACTATGAGCTGGCCACCAGctgaataacaaaaaaaattgccaATAGCATAAAATTAGCTCGGAATGGACTAAACAAAGAAGGCGAACCGAGATCTGAGGTCCGAGATCCGAGATCCGCATGAACTATCTAACGATTCTGCTGTGCAACCGAAAACCGACGATGCTCTCGCGCCGGAGCAAGGAGAAGTCCCAGTCGCACAAGGAGGGCGTGGTGGGGAAGTACATGAAGAAGGACACGCCGCCGGAGATCCCGGTGATCAATGTGTGGACCAGCGACCAGCGGGCCAAGAAGAAGTCGCTGCAGCGCTGTGCGAGCACCTCGCCCAGCTGCGAGTTCCACCCGCGGAGTTCGAGCACCAGCCGTAACACCTACTCCTGCACGGACTCCCAGCCGGACTACTACCATGCGCGGCGGGCCCAGAGCCAGTTGCCCCTGCAgccgcactcgcactcgcatcCCCACTCCCTGCCCCATCCCGCCCATCCGCAAGTGCACGGTCACCCTCCGCTGCCACCCCACCAATTCCGAGCCAGCAGCAACCAACTGAGccagagcagcagcaactatGTGAACATCGAGCAGATCGAGCGGATGCGCCGTCAGCAGTCGTCGCCTCTGCTGCAGACCACATCTTCGCCTGCTCCTGGCGCTGGGGGGTTCCAGCGCAGCTACTCCACCACCCAGAGGCAGCACCATCCGCATATGGCCGGCGCGAGCTACGATGCGGACCAGGGCCTGCTCAGTGCCTCCTATGCCAATATGCTTCAGCTTCCCCAGCGGCCGCATTCGCCCGCCCACTACGCCGTCCCACCgccccagcagcaacagcatccTCAGGTCCACCAGCAACACGCCTCCACGCCCTTCGGCTCCACTCTGCGATTCGATCCGGCCGCCATGTCCATCAGGGATCGACAGCCGAGGTACCAGCCCACTAGGTAAGCTACAACTACTGGGTGACTTTTAGGATTGGGAAAGTTCAGGTGGCCATTGCCAAAGGTGTTTTTTCATAAGACTAGAAGCGGGTTTTCTTGTAACTGTGGTGGAAAAGACTTCCTAGAAAGACATTAAAATAAAGAGAATTTTCGTTTGAAGTCACACAAAGCTATAATAAATTTctctttaaacatttttacattacTAAGGTCTGTAAGAGGAATTTAAGCAGGTAGTGTTTAGCTTTAATTACCTATATGAACTGTTTTTTCAATGGCAACTCTTCTCCTCCCGCAGGTCTCCaatgcagcaacagcagcagctgcagcaccaGCAACTGGCGGCCCACCTGGGCGGCAGCTACTCCAGCGACTCGTACCCTATATACGAGAATCCATATCGCGTCTCCTCGATGCGCGCCACTCAGTCGCAGCGATCGGAGTCGCCCATCTACAGCAACACCACAGCGTCGACTGCCACGCTGGCCGTGGTTCCGCAGCACCACCATCAGGGTCACTTGGCAGTGCCATCTGGAAGCGGCGGAGGATCTCTGAGCGGCAGTGGCCGTGGCGGGAGCTCTGGCAGTGTACGCGGCGCCTCTACCTCAGTGCAATCTTTGTATGCACCACCCCCGACTCCGCCCAGTGCAGTTGGCGGGGCGGGGGGAAGTGCCAACGGATCCCTGCAGAAGGTACCATCACAGCAATCGCTCACCGAGCCCGAGGAGCTGCCTCTGCCCCCCGGATGGGCCACACAGTACACGCTGCACGGACGGAAGTACTACATCGATCACAACGCCCACACCACGCACTGGAACCACCCCCTGGAGCGCGAGGGTCTGCCAGTGGGCTGGAGGCGGGTGGTATCGAAGATGCACGGCACCTACTACGAAAATCAGTACACCGGTCAGTGTCAGCGTCAGCATCCTTGCTTGACGTCCTACTACGTGTACACCACGTCAGCGGAGCCGCCAAAGGCCATAAGGCCCGAGGCATCGCTGTACGCTCCgcccacccacacccacaacGCTCTGGTCCCAGCCAATCCTTACCTGCTCGAGGAGATCCCCAAGTGGCTGGCTGTCTACTCGGAGGCGGACTCCTCCAAGGACCACCTGCTGCAGTTCAACATGTTCAGTCTGCCTGAGCTGGAGGGCTTTGACAGCATGCTGGTGCGGCTCTTCAAGCAGGAACTGGGCACCATCGTGGGCTTCTACGAGCGCTACCGGTGAGTAAACGACCACCTGGCTGTATGCTCCGCTCTAAAAAGCCACTTCTCTCTTGTTACACCTTTCAGTCGTGCTTTGATACTCGAGAAGAACCGACGCGCCGGCCAGAACCAGAATCAGAACCAGTGACCAGGTGACGACTGAGCCAGACCTATACTCGCCAGCAGCTACATAGCTTTTAGTGTCCTGCAATCGACCTTTAACTTATTTAACCATCGACTCATCGCGAAATCAGTGCCTTAGACAAGAGGAGGAAGCCAAGCGAATCCATGACAGCTCGAGTGCCTTGTTTTAACGTAGAAATGTGTTACGTTCGATATACCCCTTAATGAGATTTGAGCTTggtgttttatttgtttgtaaaatgTGCAAATTAAACTGGTTTACTGATCATCATAACAGCCAACTGCAATCGCAATCCACGTGCGACGTGAACCCCCACAGGTTGTTGTTCAAATGGAGTCGGATTCCTTCCGGATGTTTTGCAAATTGAGCCCCAAATTGTAATTAAAGGCCAGCAGTCGGTGGCCAAGTTTTGCTTGGCTCGACTTGGCTTGGCACATATTTCCGAGTTCCATGCCAAGTTTTCGATTCGCTTGCAAAATTATGCATTGGGCACAAGTGGATCGTGGTTGATTCTGCATCagcaaaaaatcgaaaaccaATAGAAAGTGAATCTTGGGTTTGTTTCTGTTTGctggtgtttatttttagtcCCCGATGGAACGTTCGTATGCCATTAGTCAAACGTGATAATTCAAAGTCACTGGCCCTTATCGAATGCTAATAAAACTTTACTGTTGCTCTTTCTGCAGGTCCCTCAAAGTGTTTTCTCTGATAAGAAGTTTCGAAGTACTCACTGAAATACGCTATACCCAAGTTTTAAAAGAATAAGAAGTGTTATTTGTGGGATATATTTTTGAAGATGcgtttttaatcaattttcagAAATGCAGTCTCAAAGAATAGTAAACAAGCTTTCTTTCACTTCAATCTACTCAATActtcaattattattattaacgaCTCATGGAAAcccataatatatattatatttgaatGCTTTTAATAATTCGCTGTCCGAATATAAAATTACCCAATAGTTTATTAAGTCTCATTGTGAACAGCTTATACTTCCTGTgactaaaattatttcttattcaaaaaattctaGTCAAAACATTATCCATTGTTACCCACACAAGCGGGCACTTagccattttaaaaaattgtggcTAAAAACAAAGTCGTTCACTTGGGAACCTGAAAAGAGCTGTCAAAAATTTTGGTATAATCCCGCTGAAGTGCCCACCTTTCCCCAATGGGTTCTCAAGtgcaaaaatcaaatataataaaacatctagACGGCGGCGATCCGCTCTCGCTCCACTTggggctgttgttgctgccgggGCCCGCTGCCGACGCCGACGCCGACTGCACCGCTCCAGTATTTAAACGGTTCCACTGAATCGCGCACTCAGTTGCTGGAGAGTCGCCATCGGTTCCGAACCCACTCCAGTCCCTCTGTCGCCTCCACCTTGCCCGTTTAATCGTCGCTTAGACACATtgtttaactttaattttaacgTGAGTGCTGCGGTGTGATGTGTACCACTGGGCAAACAGTCTGTTCTGAGCTCATTATCTTCATTCCGACCAAGTCGGGCGGGGAGTACATATGTTTTTGGTCAGCCGCCGAGGTCCCCGCGCCGCCTTGCTTTCCCAGACGCCAGTGAAAGTTCTAATCCGGCTGAAGCAGACTCAAAACAGTCGTATCTCGTGCGTGGAATTATGAATGAACGGCTGTTATTTGAACATCTATGTTTTCCAGACGTTCTTCGTCGGAATTGAGGCGAGAGTGTTTATAAGAATAACCAATCACTTGAGATTAATAACGACAGTTCTTATAGTAAGCTGAGGTTACAGCCTCAGATGGTATTCAAACCATTGGGACATAAAAAGAGTTAAATGTTATCTATGAAAAGAGGAGATTTCCACAATAAAACAGACTACACATTTTCTAATCTgatattatttctttctttatgATATCACCAACATTAGGCAATAAAAGTATAGTTTTTGAGAACTTCACAGTGAAAGAGGAACCTGCGATAAAGGTCAAATATCACATATTTTTCTTAATCCTATTTTATATGCTTTTAATGGGTTCTTTAGAAATGTCAATACTCTGTGCGCTATGACCGATGCGGCGGATCGTGACTTGCCAATACAATACTCCCAGGTTATCTGCGCCCGCAGTGCATGGCCCAATCTATGGGCTATCTGCAACCTGTGCCGCAATAATTCGAATAAACCGATTGACACTATCAGCTCCATTGATTGAGATAAGCCCGTTCTCACGCGGCATTTACACTTCTTCGCAATCGCCTTGTCACGGCCCTGCCCACTATAAACCACTCGCAATATAAATAGTCTGGAATCTTTCGTTTTACGAGGCCCGACAAAGCCGTGTACTTCCTGCTGGGGTCCATATAAAGTGAGTTTCTCGATCGAGTGCCGTGCAAAAGTTTGCTCCAGTTGCAAAGTTGTAACATTGAGCGACATTCTCTGAAGGTTGCCGACTCACGCAGCAGTTTTATCTCGTCACAGATCGAGATAGTTAGGCACATACGTGCATGCATGTGTTATTAACATTTCAGAACAAAtaaaagatactttttttGGTCATACATTTAGTAGTACATAGTATACTGCGAGTCAACAACTGGGTCAGCAAACCCAAATTCGCCATCAAGTGCAAGGAGTTGCACTCCAGGCTCCCTGGAATTGATTCCCCTGATTGCCGTCAATTGGCCAATTGAAGTAATTCGTGTTTAAATCAATACCACATATAGGGCTTCATTGAAGAAGATGCCAGCGGGCCTGGAACTCACGCATGAATAAGAAGACACTCGAGACCAGAATGGATCGGCACGTAGGCTCGTTCTACCTGGCTCTTCTGCTGCTAGCCACAGGTGAGACTGCCATTCCCGAGCTTCGGCCGGGTCCAGAAAAGGTGGTCGATAATGAGGGAGTTTCTCCGCCCCACAGCCGCCCCGGGAAATGCCCAAACCAGTCTGCTCACCGTCGATTCCCATGACATCACCGTTCTCCTGAACACAAACGAGACGTTTGTGGTATTCGCCAAGTGAGTTGCAACTGCAGGGAAACCCAAGTGATACCGAGTCATGAACCATGTATTGCAGCGGCCTAATAACGAGCGAGGTGCATGTAACGCTGGACACGGACTCCGAAGACCACTTGGACCTGGACCCTGCGTCATTTGTGTATCCCGCCGGCGGTGCCCAGAATCAGTCGGTGATGATAACAGGCCTGAGTGCCGGCTATGTCAAAGTCACCGCCGACAGCAGCGATGCTGCAAACGCAGAGATGTGAGTTCTTACTAGGAACTCACAGAGATAGCCTGTGTtctataaatacataaatctATAGCACGTAAGATCACAAAGAACCTAACGAGTAATTCCCTTTCCCCAGCGTTAAGGACGTCTTTGTCCGGGTGACTGTGGCCAAGTCGCGGGCCCTGATATACACCTCGATCGTTTTCGGCTGGGTGTACTTCGTGGCCTGGTCGGTGTCCTTCTATCCGCAGATCTGGATCAACTACCGCCGCAAGTCCGTGGAGGGCC is a window of Drosophila biarmipes strain raj3 chromosome 3R, RU_DBia_V1.1, whole genome shotgun sequence DNA encoding:
- the LOC108031837 gene encoding scaffold protein salvador, translated to MNYLTILLCNRKPTMLSRRSKEKSQSHKEGVVGKYMKKDTPPEIPVINVWTSDQRAKKKSLQRCASTSPSCEFHPRSSSTSRNTYSCTDSQPDYYHARRAQSQLPLQPHSHSHPHSLPHPAHPQVHGHPPLPPHQFRASSNQLSQSSSNYVNIEQIERMRRQQSSPLLQTTSSPAPGAGGFQRSYSTTQRQHHPHMAGASYDADQGLLSASYANMLQLPQRPHSPAHYAVPPPQQQQHPQVHQQHASTPFGSTLRFDPAAMSIRDRQPRYQPTRSPMQQQQQLQHQQLAAHLGGSYSSDSYPIYENPYRVSSMRATQSQRSESPIYSNTTASTATLAVVPQHHHQGHLAVPSGSGGGSLSGSGRGGSSGSVRGASTSVQSLYAPPPTPPSAVGGAGGSANGSLQKVPSQQSLTEPEELPLPPGWATQYTLHGRKYYIDHNAHTTHWNHPLEREGLPVGWRRVVSKMHGTYYENQYTGQCQRQHPCLTSYYVYTTSAEPPKAIRPEASLYAPPTHTHNALVPANPYLLEEIPKWLAVYSEADSSKDHLLQFNMFSLPELEGFDSMLVRLFKQELGTIVGFYERYRRALILEKNRRAGQNQNQNQ
- the LOC108031906 gene encoding uncharacterized protein LOC108031906, which encodes MHLQSSLTAPWLCKLAAAALLLILQQTASVALLLKCPLHQLQLQKIVGFRPPLEYLNQGNLIYGPEMADNFKERNGGQEPPVSQVCWRICNEDPDCIAYVHLLDTDECHGYSYFERTSRYLAISGELPLVADGEAVFYEKTCLRVPDACRGRLWALTKIPGSTLVFQSKKTISTLVTRRECAERCFFESQFRCLSASFAPSYRNNRERFRGEASPGQSPSPRLGRCMLSDRDKTIQPDAFRAAPYDEEYMENQCHERAVESDNCSYELYANSSFIYAEARYLGLSQKECQALCSHEAKFYCQGVSFYYVNQLSLSECLLHSEDIVSLGPRSLKLRENSVYMRRVKCLDVRVFCTRDEMSIKYNPKDWFAGKIYASMHSKECLARGSGNGSVVLTLQIGSEIKENRCGILRAYEMTQEYQRTFISALVVIQNNPNVQTQGDRLIKVGCIQSNATASLGVSVRDSSADASELVPSAIALESSLEYAEHMFPHEGVVHYNSSSGPHPHPSISLQIVDLSHQHETNDVQIGQNLELQIVAEYSPQQLAEHLELQLAPLPDFRATSLVAKTADNENYVLLIDERGCPTDASVFPALERVHSATRSMLRARFHAFKFSGTANVSFDVKIRFCVERCSASNCATASWQRRRRQAEQPDRRPEDLRVQNPVYISTVVDVPPEQNKGNYSIAQEELPLNYNIRVHGPDRNNANSYMYGERGVLLIAGIDDQLHLDNVCINQSLLIALFIFWLICQVALLFGCGMVLQRYRRLAKLEDERRRLHEEYLEARRVHWADQGGYTL
- the LOC108031907 gene encoding ubiquitin-like domain-containing CTD phosphatase 1, coding for MEVKEVVVIVKWSGKEYPVDLTDQDTVEVLRHEIFRKTQVRPERQKLLNLKYKGKTAADNVKISALELKPNFKLMMVGSTEADIEDACSLPEDIGEVVDDFDDAEEREESVEHSAVYLAKVQRRVRDYKIKELSPPREGKKLLVLDIDYTLFDHRSPAETGTELMRPYLHEFLASAYEDYDIVIWSATSMRWIEEKMRLLGVANNENYKVMFYLDSTAMISVHVPERGVVDVKPLGVIWALYKQYSSSNTIMFDDIRRNFLMNPKSGLKIRPFRQAHLNRGTDTELLKLSDYLRKIAHHCPDFNSLNHRKWEHYHPKKNS